From a region of the Aeoliella mucimassa genome:
- a CDS encoding prenyltransferase/squalene oxidase repeat-containing protein, translating into MRYVFVLLAIIASLPDKPAAIEFLQQKQTECGGFISFPTPEGEEPKPTLRTTRTGLRGLRLLGGKPADREGVIEFLNACYREDVGGFAANPEAEADPISTSVGLMILGELKLPNDKYVERGMAFMNEHTEGFEQIRMVASSLDELEYTVPNIDKWLAVIDKARNDDGSFGEGPGVARSTALYGVAEMRLGREVDKERILEILDSGRRTDGGWGSDEPGPSDLESCYRVVRLYRRLDAQPRDADKLRAFIASCKNNDGGYGRTPDEVSSLHGTYYSAIITYWLDGGK; encoded by the coding sequence ATGCGGTATGTTTTCGTTTTGCTTGCCATCATTGCCTCGCTGCCCGACAAACCAGCGGCCATCGAGTTCCTGCAGCAAAAGCAAACCGAGTGCGGCGGGTTCATCTCGTTTCCAACGCCTGAAGGTGAAGAGCCCAAGCCAACGCTACGCACCACCCGCACCGGATTGCGAGGCCTCCGCCTGCTAGGGGGCAAGCCAGCCGATCGCGAGGGGGTGATCGAGTTTCTCAATGCGTGCTATCGCGAAGACGTCGGAGGATTTGCCGCGAATCCCGAAGCCGAGGCCGATCCCATTAGCACTTCGGTCGGGCTCATGATTCTAGGCGAACTGAAGCTACCGAACGACAAGTACGTGGAACGCGGCATGGCTTTCATGAACGAGCATACCGAAGGTTTCGAGCAGATTCGCATGGTCGCCTCGTCGCTCGACGAACTGGAGTACACGGTGCCGAACATCGACAAGTGGCTCGCGGTAATCGACAAGGCTCGCAACGACGATGGCTCGTTTGGCGAAGGGCCCGGTGTGGCTCGCTCTACCGCGCTGTACGGGGTGGCCGAGATGCGACTCGGACGCGAAGTGGACAAGGAGCGAATCCTCGAGATTCTCGACTCCGGTCGCCGCACCGATGGCGGTTGGGGCTCCGACGAGCCAGGCCCCTCGGACCTCGAATCATGCTACCGCGTGGTGCGGCTCTATCGTCGCTTGGATGCCCAGCCAAGAGATGCCGACAAGCTGCGGGCGTTCATTGCGAGCTGCAAGAACAACGACGGCGGCTACGGCCGCACGCCCGACGAAGTCTCGTCGCTACATGGCACCTATTACTCGGCGATTATCACTTACTGGCTCGATGGCGGAAAGTAA
- a CDS encoding alpha-2-macroglobulin family protein, with protein MTTLRSRKTLFTSLLVLTVATTVVLAAEAITGVPTQQQANKMVQDGNFKEALAAFRERLASSDVPGTQLNTELPTAVQCLQRLNQMSEFDALIESTLDAHPDDWRVLASAANQFRSVEHYGYLISGEFQRGHHRGGGKVMHATLRDQVRALQLQLKALELVGADERATSEDKARTARQLAETLLQGNGGNAGWRLQMLTDLETLPDYEEGWGYYGGNQGAPVNEDNTPVFHNLPESWDAATSDGERWRWALYRMVKFDANTKWDELTIRGDFLRSQFGVQTLGGMLQPLIARAEASGEQSVYSLHTLEDTETLARLATGVQRFTLPDEHNFIKLYQQAILIGSPKEQDPKPHVYEAAIRLAGLYADRRQYPKAAVNWELALEMAPQDHNRQWVQEQIDQIKKPWGQFEPTQLQASEAASKFEFRHRNATQVEFTAHAIKVRELLDDVKAYLKSKPRELDWQKVQIDNIGNRLVHENQQKYLGEQVAQWKLELKARENHFDSRESVTAPLNKAGAYLITAKVADGNISKMVMWVADTAIVSKKLATETQYFVADANNGQPIEKANIELFGYRLNRPKPNETQIDIKQSAEFTDANGLAMVPIDSDPQASRYQWLVIATTPSGRMAYLGFDRIWVNQRNQSQYDRVNAFAVTDRPVYRPGQTVKFKIWVGRSNYEAPMQSEFAHKSFQLEMHNPRGERVVNKQVTANAFGGIAGEFELETGATLGQYRFQLVNYGGGTFRVEEYKKPEFEVTVDAPSEPLALGDTFEATIAAKYYFGEPVREGTVKYKVTRTSRDTQWFPVGRWDWLYGRGYWWFGYDYEWYPGWNEWGCRMPAPWWGWNRPQPPEVVAEGEAPLDEEGKLKITIDSALAKELHPDQDHDYRIEAEVVDQSRRTITGSGSVLVARKPFEVFAWTDRGYYHTGDTVTARFQARQPDGTPVEGKGKLRLLSIAYDAEGKPTETEVRSWEVDTNGQGTAELQIKASDAGQYRLSYEVTTGEKTMQGGYLFTIVGDGFDGSDFRFADLELVPDKRHYAPGEKLQLQINTNRINSLVLLYVRPENGVYSAPQVVRLKGKSNTVPIDIAVADMPNFFVEAVTISNGKVHTVVKQVVVPPAERVVNVEVAPSSSAYQPGQEAKVKIRLTDEEGNPVVGDTVLTVYDQALDYISGGSNVGDIRKVFWGWKRNHRPQTEHNLDRYSYNLVPPGQKGMASLGMYGNLIDDQSLALVADEVAPYSFGLKTRSAVAGVPMSAAAPMARGGEVAEMDMLMEAPAAAEPASGSLEVAQRQSSAAAIVEPTVRKQFADTAYWAASVETDSAGLAEVTFPMPENLTNWKFGVWSLAHGARVGDGAATAVTRKNLLVRLQTPRFLVERDEVILSANVHNYLATDKQATVRLEVDGDYFEMPRNLEMLIEVPAGGEQRVDWRLKAKKDGVAVIRAIALTDEESDAMQLEVPIKVHGIEKLIPHSGVLASDEAVQQFEIVVPSDRRVADTRLEVQFSPTLAGAMVDALPYLIDYPYGCTEQTLNRFLPAVLTQKTLREMGVDLKAIRDKQTNLNPQELGDASERAAGWKRYEANPVFDQAELDKVVKAGVNRLTEMQLSDGGWGWFSGYGEHSSAHTSATVVRGLLVAQENDVALVPGVLERGLAWLVQYQQNELEKLANCDDEGNPRDKDKPYKHQPDNLDALVYFVLTDAQRKNAAQVSAEQMTKMRSELYEHRTKLAVYSQAMFGLALQYEVDMEHAGVSKLRDMVIRNLTQYVKHDDENQTAWLDLPGGYWWHWYGSEYEAQAYYLKLLVATDPKSDVAPRLVKYLLNNRKHATYWNSTRDTSLVVEAMANYLKATGEGQGEMTVEVWLNGQRQKTVEITPAVLFTFDNKFVIEGNDLEAGRHTLEIRKTGEGRLYYNAYLSLFSLEDDIQAAGLELKVDRKYYKLTPVDAKANVSGGRGQVVSQKVEKYERTEIPNLGEVTSGDLVEIELTVESKNDYEYILLEDLKAAGFEPMEVRSGYNGNELGAYMELRDDRISLFVQRLMRGTHSVSYRMRAETPGVFSALPTKASAMYAPELKANSNEIKVRVNDKP; from the coding sequence ATGACTACGCTACGCTCCCGCAAAACCCTGTTTACCTCGCTTCTGGTGCTCACGGTGGCCACTACCGTGGTGCTGGCGGCCGAGGCCATCACCGGCGTGCCGACCCAACAACAGGCGAACAAAATGGTTCAGGACGGAAACTTCAAGGAAGCCCTCGCGGCGTTTCGCGAGCGACTTGCCTCGTCCGACGTGCCTGGCACTCAGCTCAATACCGAACTGCCCACTGCAGTGCAGTGCTTGCAGCGACTGAATCAAATGAGTGAGTTCGACGCGTTGATCGAGTCGACCCTCGACGCCCATCCCGACGACTGGCGAGTGCTAGCGTCGGCGGCGAACCAGTTCCGCAGCGTGGAGCACTACGGTTACCTGATCTCGGGCGAGTTCCAGCGCGGACACCATCGCGGCGGCGGTAAGGTGATGCACGCGACCCTTCGCGATCAGGTGCGGGCATTGCAACTGCAACTCAAAGCCTTGGAACTCGTCGGGGCCGACGAGCGGGCCACCAGCGAAGACAAAGCCCGCACCGCCCGGCAGTTGGCCGAGACCCTGCTGCAAGGCAACGGTGGCAACGCTGGCTGGCGACTGCAGATGCTGACCGACCTGGAGACGCTGCCCGACTACGAAGAAGGTTGGGGCTACTACGGCGGCAACCAGGGGGCACCCGTCAACGAAGACAACACCCCGGTGTTCCACAACCTGCCCGAAAGCTGGGACGCGGCCACCAGCGATGGCGAGCGTTGGCGGTGGGCCCTGTATCGCATGGTGAAGTTCGACGCGAACACGAAGTGGGACGAGCTAACGATCCGTGGCGACTTTCTCCGTAGCCAGTTCGGCGTGCAAACGCTCGGCGGTATGTTGCAACCGCTGATCGCCCGCGCCGAGGCCAGTGGCGAGCAAAGCGTCTACTCGCTGCACACGCTCGAAGACACCGAAACCCTCGCCCGACTCGCTACTGGCGTGCAGCGATTCACCCTGCCGGACGAACATAACTTCATCAAGCTCTATCAGCAGGCAATACTCATTGGGTCGCCGAAAGAACAAGATCCGAAGCCTCACGTTTACGAAGCGGCTATCCGACTCGCAGGTTTGTATGCTGATCGACGTCAGTATCCCAAAGCAGCGGTGAATTGGGAGTTGGCACTCGAAATGGCCCCGCAGGACCACAACCGTCAGTGGGTGCAGGAGCAGATCGACCAGATCAAGAAGCCTTGGGGACAGTTTGAACCAACGCAGTTGCAGGCTTCGGAAGCGGCCTCGAAGTTCGAGTTTCGCCATCGCAACGCCACGCAGGTGGAATTCACCGCCCATGCGATTAAGGTTCGCGAGTTGCTCGACGATGTGAAAGCCTACTTGAAGAGCAAGCCGCGGGAACTCGACTGGCAGAAGGTGCAGATCGATAACATCGGCAACCGGTTAGTGCACGAGAACCAGCAGAAGTACCTCGGCGAGCAAGTCGCCCAATGGAAGCTGGAACTCAAGGCCCGCGAGAACCACTTCGATAGTCGCGAGTCGGTAACTGCTCCGCTCAACAAAGCAGGAGCTTACCTGATTACCGCGAAGGTGGCCGACGGAAACATCTCGAAGATGGTGATGTGGGTGGCCGATACAGCGATTGTCAGTAAAAAGCTGGCAACCGAGACCCAGTACTTTGTTGCCGACGCGAACAATGGGCAACCGATCGAGAAAGCCAACATCGAGCTGTTTGGCTACCGATTGAACCGCCCGAAGCCGAACGAGACCCAGATTGATATCAAGCAATCGGCCGAGTTCACCGATGCCAACGGCCTGGCGATGGTGCCGATCGACAGCGATCCGCAAGCGAGTCGCTATCAATGGCTGGTGATTGCCACGACTCCCAGCGGTCGCATGGCGTATTTGGGCTTTGATCGGATTTGGGTGAACCAGAGGAATCAATCGCAGTACGATCGCGTGAACGCGTTCGCGGTAACCGATCGCCCGGTCTACCGCCCTGGTCAGACGGTGAAGTTCAAAATCTGGGTCGGCCGCTCGAACTACGAAGCCCCTATGCAAAGTGAGTTCGCTCACAAATCGTTCCAGTTGGAAATGCACAACCCCCGCGGCGAGCGCGTGGTTAACAAGCAAGTCACGGCCAACGCATTCGGTGGCATCGCTGGTGAGTTCGAACTGGAAACCGGCGCGACGCTCGGGCAATACCGTTTCCAACTCGTCAACTACGGCGGCGGCACCTTCCGAGTCGAAGAGTACAAGAAACCGGAGTTCGAAGTAACGGTCGACGCTCCCAGCGAACCCCTCGCGCTCGGCGATACGTTCGAGGCGACCATCGCGGCGAAGTATTACTTCGGCGAGCCTGTTCGCGAAGGGACCGTAAAGTACAAAGTCACCCGCACGTCGCGCGACACACAGTGGTTCCCCGTGGGGCGGTGGGACTGGCTGTATGGCCGCGGCTACTGGTGGTTTGGCTACGACTACGAGTGGTATCCCGGATGGAACGAATGGGGCTGCCGAATGCCGGCGCCCTGGTGGGGATGGAATCGTCCCCAGCCGCCGGAAGTGGTTGCTGAGGGCGAGGCCCCGCTCGACGAAGAGGGCAAGCTGAAGATCACCATCGATTCGGCGCTGGCGAAGGAGTTGCACCCCGATCAGGATCACGACTATCGCATCGAAGCCGAAGTGGTCGACCAGTCGCGTCGCACCATCACCGGCAGCGGTTCGGTGCTCGTCGCCCGCAAGCCGTTCGAGGTGTTTGCCTGGACCGATCGTGGCTACTACCACACCGGCGATACCGTGACCGCACGGTTCCAAGCCCGCCAGCCCGATGGCACGCCGGTCGAGGGCAAAGGCAAGCTTCGGCTGCTCTCCATCGCGTACGACGCCGAAGGCAAGCCGACCGAGACCGAGGTTCGCAGTTGGGAGGTCGATACTAATGGACAAGGCACTGCGGAGCTGCAGATTAAGGCTTCCGATGCTGGTCAGTATCGGCTGAGTTACGAGGTGACTACCGGCGAGAAGACCATGCAGGGTGGTTATCTGTTTACGATCGTCGGCGACGGCTTCGATGGCAGCGACTTCCGCTTTGCCGATCTGGAGTTGGTACCCGACAAGCGTCACTACGCCCCCGGTGAGAAGCTGCAGTTGCAGATCAACACGAATCGCATCAACAGCCTGGTGTTGCTTTACGTGCGTCCCGAAAACGGAGTGTACTCGGCCCCACAAGTTGTTCGCCTCAAAGGTAAGAGCAACACGGTGCCGATCGATATCGCCGTGGCCGACATGCCAAACTTCTTTGTCGAAGCGGTGACCATTTCCAATGGCAAGGTGCACACGGTTGTCAAGCAAGTCGTGGTTCCTCCTGCGGAGCGTGTGGTCAACGTCGAGGTGGCTCCCTCCTCCTCCGCTTACCAGCCAGGGCAAGAGGCTAAGGTTAAGATTCGCTTGACCGACGAAGAGGGCAATCCCGTGGTCGGCGACACCGTGCTCACGGTTTACGATCAGGCGCTCGACTACATCTCGGGCGGCTCGAACGTCGGCGACATTCGCAAGGTGTTCTGGGGATGGAAACGGAACCATCGTCCGCAGACCGAACACAACCTCGATCGTTACTCGTACAACCTGGTGCCACCCGGTCAAAAGGGGATGGCCTCGTTAGGGATGTATGGCAATTTGATCGACGATCAAAGTTTAGCATTGGTAGCCGATGAGGTAGCACCGTATTCGTTTGGCCTAAAAACTCGTAGCGCTGTTGCGGGGGTACCAATGAGTGCCGCCGCTCCGATGGCGCGAGGTGGCGAGGTGGCCGAAATGGACATGCTGATGGAGGCCCCTGCAGCCGCCGAACCAGCTTCAGGTTCTCTCGAAGTAGCGCAGCGGCAATCCTCCGCTGCGGCAATCGTCGAACCAACCGTCCGCAAGCAGTTTGCTGATACCGCTTACTGGGCTGCGTCGGTCGAGACCGACTCGGCCGGGCTAGCGGAAGTAACCTTTCCGATGCCCGAGAATCTCACGAACTGGAAGTTCGGCGTCTGGAGCCTGGCCCACGGGGCCCGCGTCGGCGACGGGGCCGCAACGGCCGTCACTCGCAAGAACCTGCTGGTGCGACTACAAACTCCCAGGTTCCTGGTGGAACGCGACGAAGTGATTCTGTCGGCCAACGTGCACAACTACCTGGCGACGGACAAGCAGGCGACCGTGCGTCTGGAGGTCGATGGCGACTACTTCGAGATGCCTCGCAACTTGGAGATGCTGATCGAGGTGCCCGCCGGCGGCGAACAACGCGTCGACTGGCGACTCAAAGCCAAGAAGGATGGGGTGGCCGTGATTCGGGCCATCGCCCTCACCGACGAGGAGTCGGACGCCATGCAGTTGGAAGTGCCGATCAAGGTGCATGGCATCGAAAAGCTCATTCCTCACAGCGGAGTACTGGCCAGCGACGAAGCGGTGCAGCAGTTCGAAATCGTGGTGCCGAGCGATCGCCGAGTGGCCGACACTCGCCTGGAGGTGCAGTTCTCGCCAACGTTGGCCGGCGCGATGGTCGACGCGTTGCCTTACCTGATCGACTATCCCTACGGTTGCACCGAGCAAACACTCAACCGCTTCCTGCCCGCCGTGCTCACGCAGAAAACGTTGCGGGAGATGGGGGTCGATCTCAAGGCGATTCGCGACAAGCAAACCAACCTGAATCCGCAAGAGCTGGGGGATGCCAGCGAGCGAGCGGCGGGCTGGAAACGCTACGAAGCCAATCCGGTGTTTGATCAGGCAGAGCTCGACAAAGTGGTGAAAGCCGGCGTGAACCGCCTGACCGAGATGCAACTCTCCGACGGTGGCTGGGGATGGTTCTCCGGGTACGGCGAGCACAGCTCGGCTCACACTTCCGCGACTGTCGTGCGGGGGCTGCTCGTCGCTCAAGAGAACGACGTCGCCCTGGTGCCTGGCGTGCTCGAACGCGGGCTGGCCTGGTTGGTGCAGTATCAACAGAACGAGCTCGAGAAGCTCGCCAACTGCGACGACGAAGGCAACCCTCGAGATAAGGATAAGCCTTACAAGCACCAGCCCGACAATCTCGATGCCCTGGTTTACTTCGTGCTAACCGACGCACAGCGTAAGAACGCGGCTCAGGTATCGGCCGAGCAGATGACCAAGATGCGTTCGGAGTTGTACGAACACCGCACGAAGCTGGCCGTTTACAGTCAGGCGATGTTCGGACTGGCTTTGCAGTACGAAGTCGACATGGAGCACGCAGGCGTCAGCAAACTGCGCGACATGGTGATTCGTAACCTCACGCAGTACGTGAAGCACGACGACGAAAATCAAACCGCCTGGCTCGACCTGCCTGGCGGGTACTGGTGGCACTGGTATGGCAGCGAGTACGAAGCCCAAGCTTACTACTTGAAGCTGCTGGTCGCTACGGATCCGAAGAGCGACGTGGCTCCTCGGTTGGTGAAGTACCTGCTGAATAATCGCAAGCACGCGACCTATTGGAATAGCACCCGCGATACTTCACTGGTGGTCGAAGCGATGGCCAACTACCTGAAGGCCACCGGCGAAGGGCAGGGCGAGATGACCGTTGAGGTTTGGCTCAATGGTCAGCGTCAAAAGACCGTGGAGATCACCCCCGCGGTGCTGTTCACGTTCGACAACAAGTTTGTAATCGAAGGCAACGACCTCGAAGCGGGTCGGCATACACTCGAGATTCGCAAAACTGGCGAAGGTCGTTTGTACTACAACGCCTACTTGTCGCTCTTCTCGCTCGAAGACGACATCCAGGCGGCCGGGCTCGAGCTGAAGGTCGACCGCAAGTACTACAAGCTGACTCCGGTCGACGCGAAAGCCAACGTGTCGGGCGGGCGAGGGCAAGTGGTCTCGCAGAAGGTCGAGAAGTACGAGCGGACCGAGATTCCGAATCTCGGCGAAGTCACTAGCGGCGATCTGGTCGAGATCGAGCTGACCGTCGAAAGCAAGAACGACTACGAGTACATCTTGCTCGAAGACCTGAAAGCGGCCGGTTTCGAACCGATGGAAGTCCGTAGCGGCTACAACGGCAACGAACTGGGAGCCTACATGGAGCTTCGCGATGATCGTATCAGCCTGTTCGTGCAACGCTTGATGCGTGGCACCCACAGCGTGAGCTATCGCATGCGGGCCGAAACGCCCGGCGTGTTCTCAGCCCTGCCGACCAAGGCCTCGGCCATGTACGCACCGGAGCTAAAGGCCAACTCGAACGAGATCAAGGTAAGGGTGAACGACAAGCCGTAG
- a CDS encoding GNAT family N-acetyltransferase — MEVREIAYQSPEYQAELELRNQVLRIPLGLCVYDDPLDEEHDQWHYGLFNGQQLVGCVIALPKSPTHVKLRQMAIDASQQKSGCGRLLLTTVEQQLVGRGISSIELAARAVVAEFYEKLGYHRCGDEFVEVGIAHITMQKQLS, encoded by the coding sequence ATGGAAGTTCGCGAAATCGCCTACCAGTCGCCCGAGTACCAGGCCGAGTTAGAGCTGCGGAACCAGGTATTGCGGATTCCGCTCGGACTGTGCGTGTACGACGATCCGCTCGACGAAGAGCACGATCAATGGCACTACGGCCTGTTCAACGGCCAGCAGTTGGTCGGCTGCGTGATTGCCCTTCCCAAGAGCCCAACACACGTCAAGCTGCGCCAGATGGCGATCGATGCATCGCAGCAAAAGTCGGGTTGCGGGCGGTTGCTGCTGACAACGGTCGAGCAACAGCTCGTCGGGCGGGGGATCAGTAGTATCGAGCTCGCCGCCCGCGCGGTGGTCGCCGAGTTCTATGAAAAACTCGGCTACCACCGCTGTGGGGACGAATTCGTGGAAGTAGGCATTGCCCACATCACGATGCAAAAGCAACTGAGTTAA
- a CDS encoding DUF1559 domain-containing protein codes for MVRRENRPAAFTLVELLVVIAIIGVLVALLLPAVQAARESARRSHCMNSLKQQGLAFHNYEGAHGGFPPRRHRPSPHQGWGPYLLAYMEQQPLGEQYDTEQDFYAPDNQPYIQVPLPVFVCPTAPPSRYVDIIDQDGTETGARGAAGDYFVPNSVDAYWWPEAQRAAAADTAHSAALRDNQIQPLRKITDGLSHTLLVGEFAGRPDHWILGEQQPTNDGLKWANWWGPWASYNSTIYKTFSADGRTPGGPCTVNCNNNWGLYAFHPGGAHILLCDGSVQMVTDTLDRDVFAGLVTKAGSEIIADSDLH; via the coding sequence GTGGTGCGCCGAGAGAATCGGCCAGCGGCATTTACGCTGGTAGAATTGTTGGTGGTGATCGCAATCATCGGGGTGCTCGTCGCGCTGTTGCTTCCCGCGGTGCAGGCGGCCCGCGAGAGTGCTCGGCGGTCGCACTGCATGAATAGCCTGAAGCAGCAGGGCCTCGCTTTCCACAACTACGAGGGAGCCCATGGAGGCTTCCCTCCACGAAGGCATCGCCCCAGCCCACACCAAGGGTGGGGCCCCTACTTACTGGCGTACATGGAGCAGCAACCGCTTGGCGAGCAATACGACACCGAGCAGGACTTCTACGCTCCCGACAACCAGCCCTACATCCAAGTGCCGCTGCCTGTGTTTGTGTGCCCGACCGCGCCGCCGAGTCGCTACGTGGACATCATCGACCAAGATGGCACCGAAACCGGCGCCCGCGGCGCAGCAGGCGACTACTTTGTGCCGAACAGCGTCGACGCTTACTGGTGGCCCGAGGCCCAGCGGGCCGCCGCGGCCGACACCGCTCACTCGGCAGCGCTCCGCGACAATCAAATCCAGCCGCTGCGTAAGATCACCGACGGGCTGTCGCACACACTGCTCGTCGGCGAGTTCGCCGGCCGGCCCGATCATTGGATTCTCGGCGAGCAGCAACCGACTAACGACGGGCTGAAGTGGGCCAACTGGTGGGGGCCTTGGGCGTCGTACAATTCTACGATCTACAAAACCTTCTCGGCCGACGGCCGAACGCCCGGCGGGCCCTGCACGGTGAACTGCAATAACAACTGGGGGCTCTACGCCTTTCATCCCGGGGGGGCACACATCCTGCTGTGCGATGGCTCGGTGCAAATGGTCACCGATACGCTCGACCGCGATGTATTTGCCGGGCTGGTGACGAAAGCAGGCAGCGAGATCATCGCCGACAGCGATTTGCACTAG
- the pyrF gene encoding orotidine-5'-phosphate decarboxylase, whose product MTQPFFDRLTDQVRTKKTPLVVGLDPRWSSLPETLKSVGDSLAEKAAAYRDFSIGILDVVAPLVPAVKPQVAFFEQLGWQGMQALAEVIDHARKLGVLLVMDGKRNDIGSTAEGYADGWLGESSAWRGDALTVSPYLGDDSLEPFVQVASDRAAGLFVLVKTSNPGGKMLQDLTADGSTIYQHVGGLVERLAADSAGACGYGVTGAVVGATYPEQLGELRALMPHTWFLVPGYGSQGGTAADVAPAFDANGLGAIVNSSRAIIFAHARDEFANLDWQQAVEAATRKAIDDLSSVATIR is encoded by the coding sequence ATGACGCAACCGTTTTTCGATCGCCTGACCGACCAAGTTCGTACCAAGAAAACGCCGTTGGTGGTGGGGCTCGATCCGCGGTGGAGTTCGCTGCCTGAGACTTTGAAGTCAGTGGGCGATTCGCTGGCCGAAAAGGCGGCCGCTTATCGCGACTTTAGCATCGGCATTCTCGATGTTGTTGCTCCCCTGGTGCCGGCCGTGAAGCCTCAGGTCGCTTTCTTTGAGCAGCTCGGCTGGCAAGGCATGCAGGCGCTGGCCGAAGTGATCGACCACGCCCGCAAGCTCGGCGTTCTGCTGGTGATGGATGGCAAACGCAACGACATTGGCTCCACCGCCGAAGGCTATGCCGATGGTTGGCTCGGCGAGTCGTCGGCCTGGCGCGGCGATGCTTTGACCGTGAGTCCCTACCTGGGCGACGACAGCCTCGAACCGTTTGTGCAGGTCGCCAGCGACCGCGCGGCAGGGTTGTTCGTGCTGGTGAAAACCTCCAACCCCGGCGGCAAGATGCTGCAAGACCTCACCGCCGACGGATCGACCATCTACCAGCACGTGGGGGGACTCGTCGAGCGTCTGGCGGCCGACTCGGCCGGTGCGTGTGGCTATGGAGTCACCGGGGCGGTGGTCGGTGCGACCTATCCCGAGCAACTGGGCGAGCTGCGTGCCCTGATGCCGCACACCTGGTTCTTGGTGCCTGGCTATGGAAGCCAAGGCGGCACCGCGGCCGACGTTGCTCCGGCGTTCGATGCCAATGGTCTGGGGGCCATCGTCAACAGCTCGCGAGCCATCATCTTCGCCCACGCCCGCGACGAGTTCGCCAACCTCGACTGGCAGCAAGCGGTCGAAGCGGCCACGCGAAAAGCAATCGACGACTTGTCTTCGGTCGCTACGATTCGCTAA